From Domibacillus sp. DTU_2020_1001157_1_SI_ALB_TIR_016, a single genomic window includes:
- a CDS encoding tetratricopeptide repeat protein has product MRRKQKENVVSFFPTGEFYYIKGMKALEKRELPKAKKYLSRAMDLEPLEPIIACQLAIVETELGHYEQSNGLLHFVLDDLDPHMTECHYFLANNYAHLGSFKEAFRHAQMYLDLAEHGEYREDAEDLLDLITLDHEEEFEDLSEQDEMIEMQEKSRFLLESGHFAKAAEHLEETVKKYPDFWAAYNNLALAYFYLGQSEKAYGVLEDVLERNPGNLHAICNKIVFYFYEKKQEQLNDLADQLAKIQPLIPDQQFKIGATFALIGRYKEAYRWLKKLQKSGFEGDAGFYYWLSYAAHHTDHPQTARSAWKKVLQDNPEKEGLEPWGAGRAESEIERDPEAIIGYLNGKRDEERLFGIFLLSLAADHKEIMTHPKFCDIETLQPYEKIYLADILGMPIDHMLLSEMNTRLAHETALVLYRHFRPLGSQEAGLFLMWFSIFLELQYQKAKMTKPAGLAAAVEYVWHKLRNEPFSQSEAGEKYSVSVSTVQKYAKFIREHLL; this is encoded by the coding sequence ATGCGTCGGAAACAGAAAGAGAATGTTGTCTCATTTTTTCCGACAGGAGAGTTTTATTATATAAAAGGCATGAAGGCACTTGAAAAAAGAGAGCTGCCGAAAGCAAAAAAATACCTTTCGCGTGCCATGGATCTTGAGCCGCTGGAACCTATTATTGCTTGTCAGCTCGCCATTGTGGAAACGGAGCTTGGGCATTATGAGCAATCAAACGGCCTGCTTCATTTTGTACTGGATGACTTGGATCCGCATATGACGGAGTGTCATTATTTCCTTGCGAACAATTATGCACACCTCGGTTCGTTTAAAGAAGCTTTTCGCCATGCACAAATGTATTTGGATTTAGCTGAGCACGGGGAGTACCGAGAAGATGCGGAAGACCTGCTCGATTTGATTACGCTCGATCATGAAGAAGAGTTCGAGGATTTATCCGAACAGGATGAGATGATTGAAATGCAGGAAAAATCACGGTTCCTGCTTGAAAGCGGCCATTTTGCCAAAGCGGCGGAACACTTAGAAGAAACAGTTAAGAAGTACCCGGATTTCTGGGCAGCATACAATAATCTTGCACTGGCCTATTTTTATCTTGGACAATCAGAAAAAGCATACGGGGTGCTTGAGGATGTACTTGAGCGCAACCCGGGCAACTTACATGCCATCTGTAATAAAATCGTGTTTTACTTTTACGAAAAAAAGCAGGAACAACTGAACGATTTAGCAGACCAGCTGGCGAAAATTCAGCCGCTTATCCCAGATCAGCAATTTAAAATCGGTGCTACCTTTGCCCTGATTGGACGATATAAAGAGGCTTACCGCTGGCTGAAAAAACTCCAGAAAAGCGGGTTTGAGGGAGACGCCGGGTTTTACTACTGGCTTTCCTATGCAGCCCACCACACAGACCATCCGCAAACCGCACGCTCGGCCTGGAAAAAAGTATTGCAGGATAATCCGGAAAAAGAGGGACTTGAGCCGTGGGGAGCTGGAAGAGCAGAAAGTGAAATAGAACGTGATCCGGAAGCGATTATCGGCTATTTAAATGGGAAACGGGATGAAGAGCGATTATTCGGCATTTTCCTGCTTTCGTTAGCGGCTGATCATAAGGAAATCATGACGCATCCGAAGTTTTGTGACATTGAAACACTGCAGCCATACGAAAAAATTTATTTGGCGGACATCCTTGGCATGCCGATCGATCACATGCTTTTAAGTGAAATGAATACGCGTCTTGCTCATGAAACGGCTCTTGTTTTATACCGTCATTTCCGGCCGCTTGGCTCACAGGAAGCAGGATTGTTCTTAATGTGGTTCTCTATTTTCCTGGAACTGCAATATCAAAAAGCAAAGATGACGAAGCCAGCCGGTCTTGCCGCTGCAGTAGAATACGTATGGCACAAACTGCGCAATGAACCGTTTAGTCAATCGGAAGCGGGGGAAAAATATAGCGTGTCTGTTTCAACGGTACAAAAGTACGCTAAATTTATTCGTGAACACCTGCTTTGA
- the hisB gene encoding imidazoleglycerol-phosphate dehydratase HisB, with amino-acid sequence MGNRSAELQRYTGETKIDLAFQIDGEGKSNIQTGVPFMDHMLDLFTRHGHFDLTVKADGDVEVDDHHTTEDIGIVLGMALKEALGDKKGIKRYGNFFVPMDDTLAQVVVDLSNRPHFEIRGADFPSQKVGTFDTELVHEFLWKFALEARMNLHVIIHYGTNTHHMIEAVFKAMARAIDEAVTIDPRVKGVPSTKGML; translated from the coding sequence ATGGGGAATCGAAGTGCAGAGCTGCAGCGTTACACAGGCGAAACGAAAATTGACCTGGCATTCCAAATAGACGGAGAAGGAAAATCAAATATTCAAACAGGTGTGCCATTTATGGATCATATGCTGGATCTGTTTACACGCCATGGCCATTTTGATTTAACGGTTAAAGCAGATGGCGATGTGGAAGTAGATGACCACCATACAACGGAAGATATCGGTATCGTGCTTGGCATGGCGCTGAAGGAAGCGCTGGGCGATAAAAAAGGCATTAAGCGGTACGGAAACTTTTTCGTGCCGATGGATGATACCCTCGCACAAGTCGTGGTAGATTTAAGCAACCGTCCTCATTTTGAAATCCGGGGCGCTGACTTTCCATCGCAAAAAGTCGGCACCTTTGATACAGAGCTTGTACACGAATTTTTATGGAAATTCGCGCTTGAAGCTCGTATGAACCTGCATGTGATTATTCATTACGGAACAAATACACACCATATGATTGAAGCGGTATTTAAAGCGATGGCCCGTGCGATCGATGAAGCAGTCACGATTGACCCGCGCGTAAAAGGTGTGCCGTCAACGAAGGGAATGTTATAA
- the hisG gene encoding ATP phosphoribosyltransferase, producing the protein MSMLTIAMPKGRIFEEAAALMQEAGYKLPPDLDESRKLIIEVPEENMRFFLAKPMDVATYVEHGVADVGIAGKDGLLEEERDVYELLDLKISPCYLAVAGLPDTTLNEVAPKIATKYPTVASAYFREKGEQVEIIKLNGSIELAPLIGLSDRIVDIVSTGRTLRENGLVEYETIVDITSRLIVNPVSYRMKNEEISNLVNRLTDTIEEKAVR; encoded by the coding sequence ATGTCCATGCTAACAATTGCGATGCCAAAAGGGCGGATCTTCGAAGAAGCGGCGGCGCTGATGCAGGAAGCAGGCTATAAGCTTCCGCCGGACTTGGATGAATCGCGCAAGCTCATCATTGAAGTGCCGGAAGAAAATATGCGCTTTTTCCTGGCAAAGCCGATGGATGTAGCGACCTACGTTGAACACGGGGTAGCAGACGTCGGTATTGCCGGAAAAGACGGGCTGCTTGAAGAAGAGCGGGATGTATACGAATTGCTTGATTTAAAAATCAGTCCATGCTACCTGGCGGTGGCAGGACTTCCAGATACAACACTCAATGAAGTAGCGCCAAAAATTGCGACAAAATATCCAACCGTGGCTTCTGCTTACTTCCGTGAAAAAGGCGAGCAGGTAGAGATTATTAAGCTGAACGGTTCGATCGAACTGGCGCCTTTAATCGGGTTGTCTGACCGAATTGTTGATATTGTATCAACTGGACGGACGCTGCGGGAAAACGGGCTTGTTGAGTACGAAACGATTGTTGACATTACATCCCGTTTAATTGTAAATCCAGTCAGCTACCGAATGAAAAACGAAGAGATCTCGAACCTTGTTAACCGCTTAACGGATACAATTGAAGAAAAGGCGGTACGGTAA
- the trxB gene encoding thioredoxin-disulfide reductase, producing the protein MTAEEKIYDVIIIGAGPAGMTAAVYTSRANLSTLMIERGVPGGQMANTEEVENYPGYDHILGPELSTKMFDHAKKFGAEYAYGDIKSITDGKEYKTVNAGSKQYKARAIIITTGAQYKKIGVPGENELGGRGVSYCAVCDGAFFKEKELVVVGGGDSAVEEGVYLTRFAKKVTIVHRRDELRAQKILQDRAFANEKVDFVWSHTVKEINEKDGKVGSVTLVSTKTGEERPFPADGVFIYIGMVPLTKPFESLGITNDEGYIVTNEKMETKIPGIYAAGDVREKMLRQIVTATGDGSIAAQAAQHFVEELKEELGVKA; encoded by the coding sequence ATGACAGCTGAAGAAAAAATTTATGATGTCATTATTATCGGTGCCGGTCCTGCAGGGATGACGGCAGCTGTGTATACATCCCGGGCTAACCTTTCTACGCTCATGATCGAGCGCGGTGTACCGGGCGGGCAAATGGCCAATACGGAAGAAGTAGAAAACTACCCAGGCTATGACCATATTTTAGGGCCTGAGCTTTCAACAAAAATGTTTGATCACGCGAAAAAATTCGGTGCTGAATACGCATACGGCGATATTAAATCCATTACAGACGGCAAGGAATATAAAACCGTTAATGCAGGTTCAAAGCAGTATAAAGCACGTGCAATCATTATTACAACAGGTGCACAATATAAAAAAATCGGCGTGCCGGGTGAAAATGAACTAGGCGGCCGCGGTGTGTCATATTGTGCAGTATGTGACGGCGCGTTCTTTAAAGAAAAAGAACTTGTTGTTGTGGGCGGCGGAGACTCTGCCGTTGAAGAAGGCGTTTATTTAACACGCTTTGCGAAAAAAGTAACGATTGTTCACCGCCGCGATGAACTGCGCGCACAAAAGATTTTGCAGGACCGCGCTTTTGCGAATGAAAAAGTAGACTTTGTCTGGAGCCACACAGTAAAAGAAATTAACGAAAAAGATGGGAAAGTCGGCAGCGTAACGCTTGTTTCAACTAAAACGGGTGAAGAGCGCCCATTCCCGGCAGATGGTGTATTTATTTACATCGGTATGGTGCCGCTGACAAAGCCATTTGAAAGCCTGGGCATCACAAATGATGAAGGCTACATTGTAACGAATGAGAAAATGGAAACGAAAATTCCTGGCATTTACGCAGCCGGTGACGTACGCGAAAAAATGCTTCGTCAAATCGTTACAGCTACAGGAGATGGAAGTATCGCTGCCCAAGCAGCCCAGCATTTCGTAGAAGAATTAAAAGAAGAACTCGGTGTAAAAGCGTAA
- the rapZ gene encoding RNase adapter RapZ — protein MANDVQLVIITGMSGAGKTVAVQSFEDLGFYCMDNLPPTLLQPFLTLMKDSGQKLKKVAIVMDMRGREFFDHLQTALDEAAETLNTAPRVLFLDAEDEVLVRRYKETRRTHPLSRDDRPLDGIHQERELLNDLRGRANMILNTSQMKPKDLRENIMREFSPNKQASFTVNVMSFGFKHGLPIDADLVFDVRFLPNPHYIEHMRPRTGLETDVAEYVMKWNDTQKFLEKVTDLLTFMLPHYKMEGKSQLVIAIGCTGGQHRSVALAEYLANHFSDGYKTRVTHRDIDKRKAPKA, from the coding sequence ATGGCGAATGATGTACAGCTTGTAATTATTACAGGAATGTCTGGAGCTGGTAAAACGGTGGCCGTTCAAAGCTTTGAGGATCTTGGCTTTTATTGTATGGACAATTTGCCGCCAACACTCCTGCAGCCGTTTTTAACGTTGATGAAAGATTCGGGGCAAAAGCTAAAAAAAGTAGCCATCGTTATGGACATGCGCGGTCGTGAATTTTTTGACCACCTACAAACCGCTCTTGATGAAGCGGCAGAAACATTAAACACGGCACCAAGAGTGTTATTTTTAGATGCAGAAGATGAAGTATTGGTGCGCCGGTATAAAGAAACACGCCGTACGCATCCTCTGTCGCGTGATGATCGCCCGCTTGACGGCATTCATCAGGAGCGTGAGCTGTTAAACGACCTGCGCGGCCGTGCAAATATGATTTTAAATACATCTCAAATGAAGCCAAAGGATTTGCGTGAAAATATTATGAGAGAGTTTTCACCAAATAAACAGGCGTCTTTTACGGTAAATGTTATGTCATTCGGCTTTAAGCATGGCCTTCCGATTGACGCGGATCTTGTTTTTGATGTTCGTTTTTTGCCGAATCCGCACTATATTGAGCACATGCGTCCACGAACAGGACTTGAAACAGACGTGGCTGAATATGTGATGAAATGGAATGACACACAGAAGTTTTTAGAAAAAGTGACCGATTTGCTGACCTTTATGCTGCCGCATTATAAAATGGAAGGCAAATCACAGCTGGTGATTGCCATTGGCTGTACTGGCGGACAGCACCGGTCTGTCGCTTTGGCGGAGTATTTGGCCAATCATTTTTCAGACGGGTACAAAACACGCGTGACACACCGTGACATTGACAAGCGAAAGGCCCCAAAAGCATGA
- the hisD gene encoding histidinol dehydrogenase, translating into MIQIKQVTPGLSIKRSVDAGTEEQQRIVRDIIQDVRENGDRALLAYTEKFDGAKLYSLKVTQDEINDAYAELDDEIIKIIREAAENIAAFHAKQKRETWLYTNEDGSILGQKMTPLDSVGVYVPGGTAAYPSSVLMNVMPAKTAGVERIVMVSPPSADGRLPAGVLVAADIAGVKDIFKVGGAQAVAALAYGTESIQAVDKITGPGNIFVALAKREVFGDVDIDMIAGPSEIAVLADDTASAKEVAADMLSQAEHDTRASAVLVTTSEALAKEVADQIEQQLAALPRQDIARPSIEEHGAIYLASTLKEAIETINAIAPEHLEIMTENALELTKDIKHAGAIFVGRYSSEPVGDYFAGPNHVLPTNGTARFSSPLNVDDFMKKSSIIMYSKKAFDKHGAKIAAFARLEGLEAHARAIEARNQ; encoded by the coding sequence ATGATCCAGATTAAACAGGTAACACCGGGGCTTTCAATCAAACGGTCGGTGGATGCGGGAACAGAAGAACAGCAGCGCATCGTGCGCGATATTATTCAAGACGTTCGCGAAAACGGCGACCGCGCGCTGTTGGCTTATACAGAAAAGTTCGATGGAGCGAAGCTGTACAGCTTAAAGGTCACGCAGGATGAAATTAACGACGCTTATGCTGAGCTGGATGATGAGATCATTAAAATTATCCGTGAAGCAGCAGAGAATATCGCGGCTTTTCATGCAAAGCAAAAAAGAGAAACGTGGCTGTACACAAATGAAGACGGCTCGATTTTAGGGCAGAAAATGACGCCGCTTGACTCAGTGGGCGTATACGTACCAGGCGGCACAGCTGCTTATCCATCGTCTGTTCTGATGAATGTGATGCCGGCTAAAACAGCTGGCGTGGAGCGGATTGTGATGGTATCGCCGCCGTCGGCAGACGGCCGTCTGCCGGCAGGTGTTCTTGTAGCAGCCGATATTGCCGGTGTAAAGGATATCTTTAAAGTCGGCGGCGCTCAGGCAGTAGCCGCTCTGGCGTACGGAACGGAATCGATCCAGGCCGTTGATAAAATTACCGGACCGGGCAATATTTTTGTCGCGCTTGCGAAGCGGGAAGTGTTCGGTGATGTTGACATCGATATGATTGCCGGGCCAAGTGAAATTGCCGTACTCGCGGATGATACAGCTTCCGCTAAAGAAGTGGCAGCGGATATGCTGTCACAGGCCGAACATGATACGCGTGCATCGGCTGTTTTAGTCACGACGTCAGAGGCGCTTGCCAAAGAAGTGGCAGACCAAATCGAACAGCAGCTTGCGGCATTGCCGCGGCAGGACATTGCACGGCCTTCTATTGAAGAGCACGGAGCGATTTACCTTGCTTCAACATTGAAAGAAGCGATTGAAACGATTAATGCAATCGCGCCGGAGCATTTGGAAATCATGACAGAAAATGCGCTGGAGCTGACGAAAGACATTAAGCACGCTGGGGCCATCTTTGTAGGCCGGTACTCATCTGAGCCAGTTGGCGACTACTTTGCCGGTCCGAACCACGTTCTTCCGACAAATGGCACAGCTCGCTTTTCAAGTCCGCTTAATGTAGACGACTTTATGAAAAAATCAAGCATCATTATGTACAGCAAGAAAGCATTCGACAAACACGGAGCCAAAATTGCCGCGTTTGCGCGACTGGAAGGATTAGAAGCACATGCCCGCGCTATTGAAGCGCGCAACCAATAA
- a CDS encoding ATP phosphoribosyltransferase regulatory subunit, which translates to MSKLLMFEKPVGMRDTLPHIYETKRKVKEAAEGAMRSWGYRFIETPALEYYETVGDASAILDRQLFKLLDQQGNTLVLRPDMTAPIARVAASKLLKERVPLRLAYSASVYRAQQREGGRAAEFEQIGVEMIGDETMSADAEVIALLVSVMKETGLEKFQLSLGHIRFTDELFRQILGTEERAEQLRRFLYEKNYVGYREHVKNLPLSSIDKQRLLQFLNLSGGMDCLDEAAKLIEGSAGAEALDELRMVFGRLQEYGVDEHVTFDLPLVSHMSYYTGLVFEVYADGVGAPIGNGGRYDDLLGKFGHPAGATGFGLRVDFLLEAIGQLEDEAGVHCVLFSNDRRVEAIEEAQKRRAAGECVLLQDVAGVKDVDSFTDSCKSVTFFVGKSSGGNV; encoded by the coding sequence GCCAGTTGGAATGCGGGATACGCTGCCGCACATTTATGAAACGAAACGAAAAGTAAAAGAAGCGGCTGAGGGTGCTATGAGAAGCTGGGGCTACCGTTTTATTGAGACGCCGGCGCTTGAATATTATGAGACAGTCGGAGACGCATCAGCCATTTTGGATCGCCAGCTGTTTAAGCTGCTTGACCAGCAGGGCAATACACTTGTGCTTCGTCCCGACATGACGGCACCCATTGCGCGTGTGGCAGCATCGAAATTATTAAAAGAGCGTGTGCCGCTGCGCCTTGCTTATTCCGCAAGTGTATACCGCGCCCAGCAGCGTGAAGGTGGACGGGCTGCAGAATTTGAACAAATTGGAGTTGAAATGATCGGCGACGAAACGATGAGTGCCGATGCGGAAGTCATTGCTCTGCTTGTATCTGTTATGAAGGAGACAGGTCTTGAGAAGTTTCAATTGTCTCTTGGGCACATTCGGTTTACGGACGAGCTATTTCGCCAAATTCTTGGCACGGAAGAACGGGCTGAACAGCTGCGACGCTTCCTATATGAGAAAAACTATGTTGGCTACCGCGAGCATGTCAAAAACCTCCCGCTTTCATCTATTGATAAGCAGCGTTTGCTGCAATTCTTGAACTTGTCAGGCGGTATGGACTGTCTTGACGAAGCGGCAAAGCTGATCGAGGGAAGTGCAGGTGCCGAAGCGCTTGATGAACTCAGAATGGTGTTTGGCCGCCTGCAGGAATACGGCGTAGATGAACATGTAACGTTTGATTTGCCGCTCGTCAGCCACATGAGCTATTACACAGGTCTTGTGTTTGAAGTGTATGCGGACGGAGTGGGAGCACCCATCGGAAATGGCGGACGATATGACGATTTGCTTGGCAAATTTGGTCATCCAGCCGGTGCGACAGGTTTTGGCCTGCGCGTTGACTTTTTGCTTGAAGCCATTGGCCAGCTTGAAGACGAAGCAGGTGTTCATTGTGTGCTGTTCAGTAACGACCGGCGTGTAGAAGCGATTGAGGAAGCACAAAAGCGCCGCGCAGCAGGAGAATGCGTGCTGCTTCAGGACGTGGCCGGGGTAAAAGATGTAGATTCATTCACAGATTCGTGCAAAAGTGTAACGTTTTTTGTCGGAAAATCATCAGGGGGGAACGTGTAA
- the hisA gene encoding 1-(5-phosphoribosyl)-5-[(5-phosphoribosylamino)methylideneamino]imidazole-4-carboxamide isomerase, with the protein MSFTIYPAIDMRGGKCVRLVQGDYNQETVYGDSPFDMAKSFVEQGAEWIHMVDLDGAKDGQRVNDTFVIEAAQKLNAKVQIGGGIRTEEDVKHYLDNGVDRVIIGSLAVKEPELVKQWLRTYGEKIAIGLDAKNGFVATHGWLETSSVKAVDLAKEFAEAGAETFIFTDIANDGMLSGPNVEATAELARETGKSVIASGGVSSLDDLRALAKWKEDGLSGAICGKSIYTGRFTVKEALEVEAE; encoded by the coding sequence ATGAGCTTTACTATTTATCCGGCTATTGATATGCGCGGCGGCAAATGCGTCCGCCTTGTACAGGGGGACTATAACCAGGAGACAGTTTACGGGGACTCGCCATTTGATATGGCGAAGTCCTTTGTAGAGCAGGGAGCCGAATGGATTCACATGGTTGATCTTGATGGAGCAAAAGACGGCCAGCGTGTAAATGATACATTTGTGATTGAAGCAGCCCAAAAGCTGAATGCGAAGGTGCAAATCGGCGGCGGCATCCGGACGGAAGAAGACGTAAAGCATTATCTGGACAATGGTGTAGACCGGGTGATCATCGGCAGCCTGGCTGTAAAAGAGCCGGAGCTTGTCAAACAGTGGCTTCGTACATACGGGGAAAAAATTGCGATCGGCCTTGATGCAAAAAATGGCTTTGTGGCCACGCACGGCTGGCTTGAAACGTCATCTGTAAAAGCGGTGGACCTTGCTAAAGAATTTGCTGAAGCGGGTGCCGAAACGTTTATTTTTACGGATATCGCCAACGACGGCATGCTGTCTGGACCAAACGTAGAAGCAACGGCGGAGCTTGCACGGGAAACAGGAAAAAGCGTCATTGCTTCCGGCGGCGTTTCGTCACTGGACGATTTGCGCGCACTCGCAAAATGGAAAGAAGACGGACTCTCTGGTGCAATCTGCGGGAAATCCATTTATACAGGCCGCTTCACCGTAAAAGAAGCGCTGGAGGTAGAGGCCGAATGA
- the hisH gene encoding imidazole glycerol phosphate synthase subunit HisH, which produces MIGIIDYGMGNLFSVSKALERIGIPYVISESPEELNNTKGVILPGVGAYKDAMARLRETNLDQFIHQYVDSGRPLLGICLGMQLLFEESEENGQFEGLGLLKGRIVHIPDRDANGERLKVPHMGWNKLHFQQDAPVLEGIEDGYVYFVHSYYADGVDKNALLASADYGVQVPAVVGQKNVSGMQFHPEKSSKTGMQLLTNFAKAMERSEDML; this is translated from the coding sequence ATGATCGGAATTATCGATTATGGCATGGGCAATTTGTTCAGCGTATCGAAAGCACTTGAGCGAATTGGCATCCCATATGTGATTAGTGAATCACCAGAAGAGCTAAACAACACAAAAGGCGTTATCTTGCCTGGAGTTGGTGCGTACAAAGATGCGATGGCCCGTCTTCGTGAAACGAATCTTGATCAGTTTATTCATCAGTATGTGGACAGCGGCCGTCCGCTTCTTGGCATTTGTCTCGGTATGCAGCTTTTATTTGAAGAAAGCGAAGAAAATGGGCAGTTTGAAGGACTCGGTCTGCTCAAGGGACGGATTGTCCATATTCCAGACCGCGATGCGAACGGCGAGCGCTTGAAAGTGCCGCATATGGGCTGGAACAAGCTTCATTTTCAACAGGATGCACCGGTGCTTGAAGGCATTGAGGATGGTTATGTGTACTTCGTTCACTCGTACTATGCAGACGGAGTAGATAAAAACGCACTTCTGGCAAGCGCGGATTATGGTGTGCAGGTACCGGCTGTTGTCGGGCAGAAGAACGTGTCAGGTATGCAGTTTCACCCGGAAAAAAGCAGTAAAACGGGAATGCAGCTGCTGACGAACTTTGCAAAAGCGATGGAACGATCGGAGGACATGCTATGA
- the hisF gene encoding imidazole glycerol phosphate synthase subunit HisF, with product MMTKRIIPCLDVKEGRVVKGIQFVELRDAGDPVELARVYDEQGADELVFLDISASVEGRKTMVDVVQAVASELAIPFTVGGGINALEDMKRILRAGADKVSLNTAAVNNPDLINEGAAFFGSQCIVIAIDAKYDESIGTWRVYTHGGRTPTERTVIDWAKEAVERGAGEILLTSMDEDGSKQGFDIALTKAVGDAVSVPVIASGGAGGAEHFLDVFTEAKADAALAASIFHYKETGVGEVKQFLRNAEVNVR from the coding sequence ATGATGACAAAACGTATCATCCCCTGCCTGGATGTAAAAGAAGGGCGCGTCGTAAAGGGGATTCAATTTGTAGAGCTGCGTGACGCAGGAGACCCGGTGGAATTGGCGCGTGTTTATGATGAGCAGGGAGCGGACGAGCTTGTGTTTTTAGATATATCCGCATCGGTAGAAGGGCGTAAAACGATGGTGGATGTGGTGCAGGCTGTTGCGTCAGAGCTTGCGATTCCCTTTACGGTCGGCGGCGGCATTAACGCGCTGGAAGATATGAAACGCATTTTACGTGCAGGCGCAGATAAAGTATCATTGAATACAGCGGCTGTAAACAATCCGGATTTGATCAATGAAGGAGCCGCGTTTTTTGGCTCCCAATGTATCGTGATTGCCATTGATGCAAAATATGATGAATCAATTGGAACGTGGCGCGTGTATACACACGGCGGACGTACGCCAACTGAGCGGACCGTCATTGACTGGGCAAAAGAAGCGGTCGAGCGCGGTGCAGGGGAAATTTTGCTGACAAGCATGGACGAAGACGGGAGCAAGCAAGGCTTTGATATTGCCCTGACAAAAGCAGTTGGTGATGCAGTCTCGGTTCCGGTGATTGCGTCAGGTGGTGCTGGGGGCGCAGAGCACTTTTTGGATGTGTTTACAGAAGCGAAGGCTGATGCAGCGCTTGCCGCTTCTATTTTTCACTATAAAGAAACCGGCGTTGGAGAGGTCAAACAATTTTTGCGAAATGCAGAGGTGAACGTCAGATGA
- a CDS encoding 8-oxo-dGTP diphosphatase has product MQRVTNCVLMRDGQVLLMQKPRRNWWVAPGGKMEPGESVRDAVIREYREETGLYLRNPNVKGIFTFIIKDGEKVMDEWMMFTFFADQADGSPLTHTREGDLHWKPVEELKELPMAEGDRHLLEYMVHGTGLLYGAFTYTPDFELISYRLDPS; this is encoded by the coding sequence GTGCAGCGTGTCACAAATTGTGTATTGATGAGAGATGGGCAGGTTTTATTAATGCAAAAGCCCCGCCGTAATTGGTGGGTGGCGCCAGGAGGCAAAATGGAGCCTGGTGAATCCGTACGGGATGCAGTGATTCGAGAGTATCGGGAGGAAACAGGTTTATATTTGCGAAACCCGAATGTAAAAGGAATTTTCACATTTATTATTAAAGATGGCGAAAAAGTGATGGATGAATGGATGATGTTCACTTTTTTTGCAGACCAGGCCGATGGCAGTCCGCTGACTCACACGCGGGAAGGCGATTTGCACTGGAAGCCGGTTGAAGAATTAAAAGAACTGCCGATGGCAGAAGGAGATCGCCATCTGCTTGAATATATGGTGCATGGGACCGGCCTGCTTTATGGAGCCTTTACATATACACCTGATTTTGAGTTGATCTCGTATCGACTGGACCCAAGCTGA
- the hisIE gene encoding bifunctional phosphoribosyl-AMP cyclohydrolase/phosphoribosyl-ATP diphosphatase HisIE: MIDEVKFDEKGLVPAIVQDATTYEVLTLAYMNEESLKKTMETGETWFYSRSRQELWHKGATSGHTQKVVSMQFDCDKDAIVVKVEPAGPACHRGTTSCFDEPFYGEDNVSLPYSILQQLEQVIADREQNRPEGAYTTYLFEKGVDKILKKVGEEAAEVIIAAKNRDKEELQWEAADLLYHLLVLLREQDLALDDVLSVLARRHEGKDKE; the protein is encoded by the coding sequence ATGATTGACGAAGTGAAGTTTGATGAAAAAGGACTCGTGCCTGCTATTGTACAGGATGCGACGACGTATGAAGTATTAACACTTGCTTATATGAATGAGGAATCTCTAAAAAAAACGATGGAAACAGGCGAAACGTGGTTTTACAGCCGTTCCCGCCAGGAGCTTTGGCATAAAGGAGCGACAAGCGGTCATACACAAAAAGTCGTTTCCATGCAGTTTGACTGCGATAAAGATGCGATCGTTGTAAAAGTGGAGCCGGCTGGTCCTGCCTGCCACCGCGGCACAACAAGCTGCTTCGATGAACCCTTTTACGGAGAAGACAATGTGTCACTTCCATATTCAATTCTGCAGCAGCTGGAGCAGGTTATTGCAGACCGTGAGCAAAACCGTCCGGAAGGTGCTTATACAACGTATTTGTTTGAAAAAGGCGTCGATAAGATTTTGAAAAAAGTTGGCGAAGAAGCGGCAGAAGTTATTATTGCCGCGAAAAATCGCGACAAGGAAGAGCTTCAGTGGGAAGCGGCCGATCTGTTGTACCATCTGCTTGTTCTGCTGCGTGAGCAGGATTTAGCTTTGGACGATGTGTTATCCGTTCTAGCGCGCCGCCACGAAGGGAAAGACAAAGAATAA